The following are encoded together in the Mesoterricola sediminis genome:
- the rnhA gene encoding ribonuclease HI, producing MEVELYCDGACLGNPGPGGWAYLLRVRTDAGPKEKEAAGAEKATTNNRMELMGAIMGLRALTRPCTVDLYCDSQYVVKGIQSWIKGWKAKGWRKADGKPVLNEELWRELDAQVARHKVTAHWVRGHAGHPENERVDRLASDAAKGVA from the coding sequence GTGGAGGTCGAACTCTACTGCGACGGCGCCTGTCTCGGCAATCCCGGCCCCGGCGGCTGGGCCTACCTCCTCCGGGTCCGCACCGACGCGGGCCCGAAGGAGAAGGAGGCCGCCGGCGCCGAGAAGGCCACCACGAACAACCGCATGGAGCTGATGGGGGCCATCATGGGCCTCCGCGCCCTGACCCGCCCCTGCACCGTGGACCTCTACTGCGACAGCCAGTACGTGGTGAAGGGCATCCAGTCCTGGATCAAGGGCTGGAAGGCCAAGGGCTGGCGCAAGGCCGACGGCAAGCCCGTGCTCAACGAGGAGCTCTGGCGGGAGCTGGACGCCCAGGTGGCCCGCCACAAGGTCACCGCCCACTGGGTGCGCGGCCACGCAGGCCACCCCGAGAACGAGCGCGTCGACCGCCTCGCCAGCGACGCCGCCAAGGGCGTCGCCTAG
- a CDS encoding YqgE/AlgH family protein, which produces MSQLAPCLLVASPLLLDPNFLHSVVLLVEHDENGAMGVILNRPLPVTLQQICQESRLAFDGDPEATAWRGGPVDPQRGVILVRGGLPEAEDTVLDFTDFISYRKDLLESLLIEPKASFRLFLGYAGWGPGQLDQELQEGAWARVPLNPDWLMAEDPQELWNRAIQSISG; this is translated from the coding sequence ATGAGTCAACTGGCCCCATGCCTGCTCGTGGCGAGTCCGCTCCTGCTGGACCCGAACTTCCTGCATTCCGTGGTGCTCCTCGTGGAGCACGACGAGAACGGGGCCATGGGCGTGATCCTCAATCGCCCGCTCCCGGTGACCCTCCAGCAGATCTGCCAGGAAAGCCGTCTCGCCTTCGACGGCGACCCGGAGGCCACCGCCTGGCGCGGCGGCCCCGTGGATCCCCAGCGGGGCGTCATCCTCGTGCGGGGCGGCCTCCCGGAGGCCGAGGACACGGTCCTGGACTTCACGGATTTCATCAGCTACCGCAAGGACCTGCTGGAGTCGCTGCTCATCGAGCCCAAGGCGAGCTTCCGGCTCTTCCTGGGCTACGCGGGCTGGGGCCCCGGCCAGCTGGACCAGGAGCTCCAGGAGGGGGCCTGGGCCCGCGTTCCCCTGAACCCGGACTGGCTGATGGCTGAGGATCCCCAGGAACTCTGGAACCGGGCCATCCAGTCCATCAGCGGCTAG
- a CDS encoding NAD(P)/FAD-dependent oxidoreductase — protein MTTAVFDVIVIGAGSVGMPAAMRLAEKGMKVLVLDQFASPGQGSNKAAIGGIRATHSSPAKIKLCLDSLGTFSTWKEERGWDIEWTRGGYVFVAYRPEEERLLKDLLVLQKRAGLAIDWLDPDAIAAVSPGIRREGLLGGTFSPEDGSASPMRSCLGFYRRALELGVECRFNERVTSIMRRKGRVVGVRTDKGGYATGCVVNAAGAWARAVAQAGGMDVPVVPDCHEAGITEAVAPFLDPMLVDIRPAPGSANFYFYQHKPGQVVFCITPNPPIVGSDRRETSAYLPMIARRMVDLMPKLANLKVRRTWRGLYPMTPDGAPLIGKSPHLEGYIDAVGMCGQGYMLGPGVGALVARLATDSLQPGDAAVLEELSPSRVFGGAEALK, from the coding sequence ATGACCACCGCGGTCTTCGACGTCATCGTCATCGGCGCCGGCAGCGTCGGCATGCCCGCGGCCATGCGGCTCGCGGAGAAGGGCATGAAGGTCCTGGTCCTCGACCAGTTCGCCTCCCCGGGCCAGGGCAGCAACAAGGCCGCCATCGGCGGCATCCGCGCCACCCATTCCTCCCCCGCCAAGATCAAGCTCTGCCTGGACAGCCTGGGCACCTTCTCCACCTGGAAGGAGGAGCGCGGCTGGGACATCGAGTGGACCCGCGGCGGCTACGTCTTCGTGGCCTACCGGCCCGAGGAGGAGCGCCTCCTCAAGGACCTGCTCGTGCTCCAGAAGCGCGCGGGGCTGGCCATCGACTGGCTCGACCCCGACGCCATCGCCGCGGTGTCCCCCGGCATCCGCCGGGAAGGGCTCCTGGGCGGGACCTTCTCCCCCGAGGACGGCTCGGCCTCCCCCATGCGCAGCTGCCTGGGCTTCTACCGCCGGGCCCTGGAACTGGGCGTCGAGTGCCGCTTCAACGAGCGCGTCACCAGCATCATGCGCCGCAAGGGCCGCGTGGTGGGAGTGCGCACCGACAAGGGCGGCTACGCCACGGGCTGCGTGGTCAACGCGGCCGGCGCCTGGGCCCGCGCGGTGGCGCAGGCCGGCGGCATGGACGTGCCCGTCGTCCCCGACTGCCACGAGGCCGGCATCACCGAGGCCGTGGCGCCCTTCCTGGATCCCATGCTGGTGGACATCCGCCCCGCGCCCGGTTCGGCCAATTTCTACTTCTACCAGCACAAGCCCGGGCAGGTGGTGTTCTGCATCACCCCCAACCCGCCCATCGTCGGTTCCGACCGCCGCGAGACCAGCGCCTACCTCCCGATGATCGCCCGCCGGATGGTGGACCTCATGCCCAAGCTGGCGAACCTGAAGGTGCGCCGCACCTGGCGGGGCCTCTACCCCATGACCCCGGACGGCGCCCCCCTCATCGGCAAGTCCCCCCACCTGGAGGGCTACATCGACGCGGTGGGCATGTGCGGCCAGGGCTACATGCTCGGGCCCGGCGTGGGCGCCCTCGTGGCGCGCCTGGCCACGGATTCCCTCCAGCCCGGCGACGCCGCCGTCCTGGAAGAGCTGAGCCCGTCCCGGGTCTTCGGCGGGGCCGAAGCGCTCAAGTAG
- a CDS encoding PAS domain-containing hybrid sensor histidine kinase/response regulator, which translates to MRKPLSRPLAPAGPESAVPPLAARVLADFQGLLAQVSDYAVFMLDPQGRILTWNEGARRIKGWEAQEVLGRHFSLLYAEEDAALGKPAMELSLAEACGTYQEEGWRVRKDGARFMAHVVITSIRGRDGALEGFLKISRDLTPQREVEARLRDLARSLEETVARRTRELQESEARLQGFVRHATAAIAFKGTDRRYLLVNAAREALMARPAAEILGHTDLEAMPPGVGERLDREDSQVIATGRSLQAEERWVHGDGSTHDYITLKFPLAGADGANWGIGILSTDITERKAAEQAHLQSQKLESLGVLAGGIAHDFNNLLGAILGNLGMVQMDLPPEAPEQQRLETIERLLAKATGLARQMLAYSGRGSFEIRPLDLNGLVKEMTHLLSISISKKVAIRFALDAGIPSVSADAAQLQQVIMNLVINASDAIGERAGTITLRTGSTNADADYLRRAFPGQELLPGTYVLLEVTDDGSGMSAETQKRIFEPFFTTKFTGRGLGLSAILGIVKGHGGAIRVYSEPGRGTTFKLLFPAGQGGHAAPQPVAAGPGAFHGMGTVLVVDDEESIRAMASGLLVHMGFDALPAADGLEALLLFETHRADIRLVLLDLTMPHLDGAETFAALRARGCEVPVLLSSGYNEREAVDRFKDHGLAGFLQKPYRAADFMEAIKRALTT; encoded by the coding sequence ATGCGGAAGCCCCTCTCCAGACCCCTCGCCCCGGCCGGCCCCGAATCGGCGGTCCCACCCCTGGCGGCCCGGGTCCTCGCGGACTTCCAGGGCCTGCTCGCCCAGGTCTCGGACTACGCCGTCTTCATGCTGGACCCCCAGGGGCGTATCCTCACCTGGAACGAGGGCGCCCGCCGGATCAAGGGCTGGGAGGCGCAGGAGGTGCTGGGCCGCCATTTCTCCCTGCTCTACGCCGAGGAGGACGCCGCCCTGGGCAAGCCGGCCATGGAGCTGAGCCTCGCCGAGGCCTGCGGCACCTACCAGGAGGAGGGATGGCGGGTCCGGAAGGACGGCGCCCGCTTCATGGCCCACGTGGTCATCACCTCCATCCGGGGCCGGGACGGGGCCCTGGAGGGCTTCCTCAAGATCAGCCGGGACCTCACGCCCCAGCGCGAGGTGGAGGCCCGGCTCCGGGACCTGGCCCGGAGCCTGGAGGAGACCGTCGCCCGGCGCACCCGGGAGCTGCAGGAGAGCGAGGCGCGCCTCCAGGGCTTCGTCCGCCACGCCACGGCGGCCATCGCCTTCAAGGGGACCGACCGCCGCTACCTCCTCGTCAATGCCGCCCGGGAGGCCCTCATGGCCCGGCCCGCTGCCGAGATCCTGGGCCACACGGACCTGGAGGCCATGCCCCCGGGCGTGGGGGAGCGGCTGGACCGGGAGGACAGCCAGGTCATCGCCACCGGGCGCTCCCTCCAGGCCGAGGAACGCTGGGTCCACGGGGACGGCAGCACCCACGACTACATCACCCTGAAGTTCCCCCTGGCGGGGGCGGACGGGGCGAACTGGGGCATCGGCATCCTCAGCACCGACATCACCGAGCGCAAGGCCGCCGAACAGGCCCACCTGCAGAGCCAGAAGCTGGAGAGCCTGGGCGTCCTGGCCGGGGGCATCGCCCACGATTTCAACAACCTCCTGGGGGCCATCCTGGGGAACCTGGGCATGGTCCAGATGGACCTGCCCCCGGAGGCGCCCGAGCAGCAGCGCCTGGAGACGATCGAACGCCTCCTGGCCAAGGCCACCGGCCTCGCGCGCCAGATGCTGGCCTACTCCGGGCGCGGCTCCTTCGAGATCCGCCCCCTGGACCTGAACGGCCTGGTCAAGGAGATGACCCACCTCCTGTCCATCTCCATCTCCAAGAAGGTGGCCATCCGCTTCGCCCTGGACGCGGGGATCCCGTCCGTGTCGGCCGACGCGGCGCAGCTCCAGCAGGTGATCATGAACCTGGTGATCAACGCCTCGGACGCCATCGGGGAGCGCGCCGGCACCATCACCCTCCGGACGGGGAGCACGAACGCGGACGCCGACTACCTGCGCCGCGCCTTCCCCGGCCAGGAGCTCCTCCCGGGGACCTACGTGCTGCTGGAGGTCACCGACGACGGGTCCGGCATGAGCGCCGAGACGCAGAAGCGGATCTTCGAGCCCTTCTTCACCACGAAGTTCACCGGCCGCGGCCTGGGGCTCTCGGCCATCCTGGGCATCGTGAAGGGGCACGGGGGCGCCATCCGCGTCTATTCGGAGCCGGGCCGCGGCACCACGTTCAAGCTCCTGTTCCCCGCCGGCCAGGGCGGGCACGCCGCGCCCCAGCCTGTCGCGGCGGGGCCGGGCGCCTTCCACGGGATGGGAACCGTCCTCGTCGTGGACGACGAGGAGAGCATCCGGGCCATGGCCTCGGGGCTCCTGGTCCACATGGGCTTCGACGCCCTCCCGGCCGCGGACGGCCTGGAGGCCCTGCTGCTCTTCGAGACCCACCGCGCCGACATCCGCCTCGTCCTGCTGGACCTGACCATGCCCCACCTGGACGGGGCCGAGACCTTCGCCGCCCTCCGCGCCCGGGGCTGCGAGGTGCCCGTGCTGCTGAGCAGCGGGTACAACGAGCGGGAGGCGGTGGACCGCTTCAAGGACCACGGCCTGGCGGGCTTCCTTCAGAAGCCCTACCGGGCCGCGGATTTCATGGAGGCCATCAAGCGGGCCCTGACTACTTGA
- a CDS encoding FAD-dependent oxidoreductase, with amino-acid sequence MTDYRIKEHPILPIPPGPSLSFTWKGERLTAREGETIASALFGNGVRTFGHHPKDGAPMGIFCANGQCAQCTVIADGLPVKSCMVPVKEGMAVQPLDGKPVLPDVAEADARFRDIETLQVECLILGGGPAGLSAAIELGRLGVGVILVDDKTDLGGKLVLQTHKFFGSIDACHAGTRGMDIGRKLEAEVRTFENVRVWTGSNALAVFSDRKVGILREGHYVLVQPQVLLVATGAREKSLVFKGNSLPGVYGAGAFQTLVNRDMVRPTDRLFVIGGGNVGLIAAYHALQAGIEVVGLCEALPECGGYKVHKDKLVRMGVPVHTSHTVVSANGKDEVESVTIAKLDAAWKVIPGTERTYKCDTVLVAVGLEPVNEFFVKAKEFGLPVFAAGDAEEIAEASAAMFTGRIRGLEIAKALGRDAGEVPQEWHRTAEVLKSRPGATITEEIPEEERGVYPVFHCSQEIPCNPCTSICPQGSIQIEGGDILGVPTFNEADCIACEQCVAVCPGLAITLVDFRKEDEAGALVTIPYEFPGTSIKAGDTVTVLDTLGRILGNVPVVKTRSPKFADHATLVKVRAPEEIARQIAGIRVQQPWVSDPMEETVQRIDDDEIVCRCERVTAGEIRARIRAGVRDLNELKAATRAGMGSCGGKTCPGLIKRIFREEGVRESEITEFTQRPVFMEVPLGAFAGLDTGEGPKQDVTPAHAVSAFQGGL; translated from the coding sequence ATGACCGACTACCGGATCAAGGAACACCCGATCCTGCCCATCCCGCCTGGGCCCAGCCTTTCCTTTACATGGAAGGGGGAACGCCTCACGGCGCGGGAGGGCGAGACGATCGCCTCGGCCCTCTTCGGGAACGGCGTCCGCACCTTCGGCCACCACCCCAAGGACGGCGCCCCCATGGGCATCTTCTGCGCCAACGGCCAGTGCGCCCAGTGCACCGTCATCGCCGATGGCCTGCCCGTCAAATCCTGCATGGTCCCCGTGAAGGAGGGGATGGCCGTCCAGCCGCTGGACGGCAAGCCCGTCCTCCCCGACGTGGCGGAAGCGGACGCCCGGTTCCGGGACATCGAGACCCTCCAGGTGGAATGCCTGATCCTCGGCGGCGGCCCCGCCGGCCTTTCCGCCGCCATCGAGCTGGGCCGCCTCGGCGTGGGCGTGATCCTGGTGGACGACAAGACCGACCTGGGCGGCAAGCTCGTCCTCCAGACCCACAAGTTCTTCGGCTCCATCGACGCCTGCCATGCCGGCACCCGGGGCATGGACATCGGCCGCAAGCTCGAGGCCGAGGTCCGGACCTTCGAGAACGTCCGCGTCTGGACGGGCTCCAACGCCCTGGCCGTGTTCAGCGACCGGAAGGTGGGCATCCTCCGCGAGGGCCACTATGTGCTCGTCCAGCCCCAGGTGCTCCTGGTGGCCACGGGCGCCCGGGAGAAGTCCCTGGTCTTCAAGGGCAACAGCCTCCCCGGCGTCTACGGCGCCGGCGCCTTCCAGACCCTGGTCAACCGCGACATGGTGCGTCCCACGGACCGCCTCTTCGTGATCGGCGGCGGCAACGTCGGGCTCATCGCGGCCTACCACGCCCTCCAGGCCGGCATCGAGGTCGTGGGCCTCTGCGAGGCTCTGCCCGAGTGCGGCGGCTACAAGGTCCACAAGGACAAGCTGGTGCGCATGGGCGTGCCGGTCCACACCAGCCACACCGTCGTCTCCGCCAACGGCAAGGACGAGGTGGAGTCGGTGACCATCGCCAAGCTGGACGCCGCCTGGAAGGTCATCCCCGGGACGGAGCGGACCTACAAGTGCGACACGGTGCTCGTCGCCGTGGGCCTTGAGCCCGTCAACGAGTTCTTCGTCAAGGCCAAGGAGTTCGGCCTGCCGGTCTTCGCCGCGGGCGACGCCGAGGAGATCGCCGAGGCCTCCGCGGCCATGTTCACCGGCCGGATCCGCGGCCTCGAAATCGCCAAGGCCCTGGGCCGCGACGCCGGCGAAGTCCCCCAGGAGTGGCACCGGACGGCGGAGGTCCTCAAGTCCAGGCCCGGCGCCACCATCACCGAGGAGATTCCCGAGGAGGAGCGCGGCGTCTACCCCGTCTTCCACTGCAGCCAGGAGATCCCCTGCAACCCCTGCACCTCGATCTGCCCCCAGGGCTCCATCCAGATCGAGGGCGGCGACATCCTGGGCGTGCCCACCTTCAACGAGGCCGACTGCATCGCCTGCGAGCAGTGCGTCGCCGTCTGCCCGGGCCTGGCCATCACCCTGGTGGACTTCCGCAAGGAGGACGAGGCCGGCGCCCTGGTGACGATCCCCTACGAGTTCCCGGGCACCTCCATCAAGGCCGGCGACACCGTCACGGTGCTGGACACCCTGGGCCGGATCCTGGGCAACGTGCCCGTCGTGAAGACTCGTTCCCCGAAGTTCGCCGACCACGCCACCCTCGTGAAGGTGCGGGCCCCCGAGGAGATCGCCCGGCAGATCGCCGGCATCCGCGTCCAGCAGCCCTGGGTCTCGGATCCCATGGAGGAGACCGTCCAGCGCATCGATGACGACGAGATCGTCTGCCGCTGCGAGCGGGTCACCGCCGGCGAGATCCGGGCCCGCATCCGGGCCGGGGTGCGCGACCTCAACGAGCTCAAGGCCGCGACCCGCGCGGGCATGGGCTCCTGCGGCGGCAAGACCTGCCCCGGCCTCATCAAGCGGATCTTCCGCGAGGAGGGGGTCCGGGAGTCCGAGATCACCGAATTCACCCAGCGGCCGGTCTTCATGGAGGTGCCCCTGGGCGCCTTCGCGGGGCTGGACACCGGGGAGGGGCCGAAACAGGACGTGACCCCGGCCCACGCCGTCAGCGCCTTCCAGGGAGGTCTGTGA
- a CDS encoding GxxExxY protein: MKRGGAEDLAEGRGGKRSWNLPLDIEWRGLVVERAYRLDLLVDDLVVVEAKKW; the protein is encoded by the coding sequence ATGAAACGCGGAGGCGCGGAGGATCTCGCAGAGGGTCGCGGAGGAAAGCGCTCCTGGAACCTGCCCCTGGATATCGAGTGGAGGGGGCTTGTGGTTGAGCGGGCCTACCGGCTGGATTTGCTGGTTGACGACCTCGTGGTCGTGGAGGCTAAGAAGTGGTAA
- the lat gene encoding L-lysine 6-transaminase → MQPTDVFDVLGRHLLVDGFHMVMDLDKSKGSWIVDARDGKRYLDFYTFFATAPLGHNHPRLQEAAFQAELGAIAVNKPANSDIYTTAYAEWVETFATKAAPAYLPHLFWIDGGALAVENALKAAFDWKVRKNLEKGRPEKGSKVIHFKEAFHGRSGYTLSLTNTADPRKYQYFPKFDWPRIPNPKVTFPLDAENTARVEQMEKVALAQIEAVVRQDPDEIACLIIEPIQGEGGDNHFRTEFLRELRRLADEHEFLLIFDEVQTGFGATGKWWAHQHHDVRPDIIAFGKKTQCCGIAAGARLDEVDSVFKIPSRINSTWGGNLVDMVRGKRIIDVMVEEDLVGHCARQGERLLKGLEQIHRDFPEFTSNPRGRGLFCALDMCTPALRTATVSKAQDLGMIILSTGQQGLRFRPALNLATEDLDLGVELLHRSIQLAAESVRPHMAKA, encoded by the coding sequence GTGCAGCCCACCGATGTCTTCGACGTCCTAGGTCGGCATCTCCTGGTGGACGGGTTCCACATGGTGATGGACCTGGACAAGTCCAAGGGCTCGTGGATCGTCGACGCGCGGGACGGCAAGCGCTACCTCGACTTCTACACCTTCTTCGCCACCGCGCCCCTGGGCCACAACCATCCCCGCCTGCAGGAAGCGGCCTTCCAGGCCGAACTCGGCGCCATCGCCGTGAACAAGCCCGCCAACTCCGACATCTACACGACGGCCTACGCGGAATGGGTTGAGACCTTCGCCACGAAGGCCGCCCCCGCCTACCTGCCCCACCTCTTCTGGATCGACGGCGGCGCGCTCGCGGTCGAGAACGCCCTCAAGGCGGCCTTCGACTGGAAGGTCCGCAAGAACCTCGAGAAGGGCAGGCCCGAGAAGGGCAGCAAGGTCATCCACTTCAAGGAGGCCTTCCACGGCCGCAGCGGCTACACGCTCAGCCTCACCAACACGGCCGACCCCCGCAAGTACCAGTACTTCCCCAAGTTCGACTGGCCCCGCATCCCCAATCCCAAGGTGACCTTCCCCCTCGACGCCGAGAACACGGCGCGGGTCGAGCAGATGGAGAAGGTGGCCCTGGCCCAGATCGAGGCCGTCGTGAGGCAGGACCCCGATGAGATCGCCTGCCTCATCATCGAGCCCATCCAGGGCGAGGGCGGCGACAACCACTTCCGCACCGAGTTCCTCCGGGAGCTCCGCAGGCTCGCCGACGAGCACGAGTTCCTCCTCATCTTCGACGAGGTCCAGACCGGCTTCGGCGCCACCGGCAAGTGGTGGGCCCACCAGCACCACGACGTCCGCCCCGACATCATCGCCTTCGGCAAGAAGACCCAGTGCTGCGGCATCGCCGCCGGCGCCCGCCTCGACGAGGTCGACAGCGTCTTCAAGATCCCCAGCCGCATCAACAGCACGTGGGGCGGCAACCTCGTCGACATGGTCCGCGGCAAGCGCATCATCGACGTGATGGTCGAGGAGGACCTCGTGGGCCACTGCGCGAGGCAGGGCGAGCGGCTCCTCAAGGGCCTCGAGCAGATCCACCGCGACTTCCCCGAGTTCACCAGCAATCCGCGCGGCCGCGGCCTGTTCTGCGCCCTGGACATGTGCACCCCCGCCCTGCGGACGGCCACCGTCAGCAAGGCCCAGGACCTGGGCATGATCATCCTGAGCACCGGCCAGCAGGGCCTCCGCTTCCGGCCCGCCCTCAACCTGGCCACGGAGGACCTCGACCTGGGCGTCGAACTGCTGCACCGCAGCATCCAGCTCGCGGCCGAGTCCGTCCGCCCCCACATGGCCAAGGCGTAG
- a CDS encoding molybdenum cofactor biosynthesis protein MoaE encodes MWNPSTRRCRPRTSKTSVGCTRISCDFFIFSLGFEPDYHGVPRGLFLVSMIEVTETRLDVDEIRNSMRDPRAGAVTVFEGCARDHHGGRAVSSLAYEAFGPMARAELTRIREAAMARFDLLGCAIHHRTGEVPLTEAAVVVACAAAHRGPTFEAVAWIMDRVKESVPVWKKEAYRDGDAAWVEGEARRP; translated from the coding sequence ATGTGGAACCCGTCCACCAGGAGATGCCGACCTAGGACGTCGAAGACATCGGTGGGCTGCACGCGGATTTCCTGCGATTTTTTCATATTCAGCCTCGGGTTTGAGCCAGACTACCATGGGGTGCCTAGGGGGCTTTTCTTGGTTTCAATGATCGAAGTCACAGAAACAAGGCTTGATGTCGATGAAATTCGCAACAGTATGAGGGATCCGCGCGCCGGAGCGGTGACCGTTTTCGAGGGCTGCGCCCGGGATCACCACGGGGGCCGGGCCGTGTCCAGCCTCGCGTACGAGGCCTTCGGACCCATGGCCCGGGCCGAGCTCACCCGGATCCGGGAGGCGGCCATGGCCCGGTTCGACCTCCTGGGGTGCGCCATCCACCACCGCACCGGCGAGGTGCCCCTGACGGAGGCCGCCGTGGTCGTGGCCTGCGCCGCCGCCCACCGCGGGCCCACCTTCGAGGCCGTCGCGTGGATCATGGACCGGGTCAAGGAAAGCGTTCCTGTCTGGAAGAAGGAGGCTTACC
- a CDS encoding IS5 family transposase (programmed frameshift) produces the protein MPRSFLTDAMWAKLEPLLPPERGGMGRSRHPNRPMVEAILWRHRTGAPWRDLPEEFGPWTSVYTRFEAWTKRGVWQRILEFLRKEADLEWVMLDGTIIRAHQPSAGKRGGSGNQALGRSRGGCSTKIHLICDAHGNPLDFLVTPGQAHESRSAEGLLCGWQAEYVFGDRAYDGNPVRKAIEAMGATAVIPPHPRRKNPAAWDSHLYKARHAIEHGFAKLKQFRALATRFDKTARSFSAQVALACIVIWLRL, from the exons ATGCCGAGAAGTTTCCTGACCGATGCCATGTGGGCAAAGCTTGAACCGCTCCTTCCGCCAGAGCGTGGAGGGATGGGGCGATCCCGTCACCCCAACCGTCCCATGGTGGAGGCGATCCTGTGGAGGCACAGGACTGGGGCGCCGTGGAGGGACCTGCCGGAGGAATTTGGACCTTGGACAAGCGTGTACACGCGATTTGAGGCCTGGACCAAGCGCGGCGTGTGGCAAAGGATCCTGGAGTTCCTGCGCAAGGAAGCCGACCTGGAGTGGGTCATGCTGGATGGCACCATCATTCGCGCTCATCAACCTTCAGCAGGCAAAAGGGGGGGCTCTG GGAACCAGGCGCTCGGACGATCTCGGGGTGGATGCTCGACCAAGATCCATTTGATCTGCGATGCCCACGGTAATCCTTTGGATTTCCTGGTCACTCCGGGGCAAGCCCATGAAAGCCGGTCTGCTGAAGGATTGCTGTGCGGTTGGCAGGCAGAGTACGTGTTCGGAGATCGGGCCTACGATGGGAACCCGGTAAGGAAGGCGATCGAGGCCATGGGTGCGACAGCCGTCATCCCACCTCATCCCCGGCGCAAGAATCCGGCGGCCTGGGACTCACACCTATACAAGGCCCGCCATGCCATCGAGCATGGGTTCGCCAAGCTCAAACAGTTCAGGGCGCTGGCCACCAGGTTCGACAAAACGGCGCGAAGTTTCTCAGCCCAGGTGGCTTTGGCCTGCATCGTGATCTGGCTGAGGCTATGA
- a CDS encoding IS5 family transposase (programmed frameshift) encodes MAREILPSELWERIAPLLPPPVPKPKGGRPPVPNPNALRGILFVLKTGIRWADLPKEMGCGSGMTCWRRLQEWHDLGVWDDLHRILLEELNDAGRIDWERGALDASSIRAKRGGQAIGPNPTDRGKNGTKHHLITDANGIPMAVLVGPANQHDSVPFEKLIDAVPGIRHGRGRPRRRFRKLHADKAYDFRRCRVACKVRGMLSRIARRGVETAEKLGKHRWVVERTFAWFKHFRRLMVRYERRADIHLAFLKVAASLICFSALGW; translated from the exons ATGGCCCGAGAAATCTTGCCCTCTGAGCTCTGGGAACGCATCGCTCCGCTTTTGCCTCCGCCCGTGCCGAAGCCGAAGGGAGGGCGGCCTCCTGTGCCCAACCCCAACGCCTTGCGGGGAATCCTGTTCGTCCTGAAGACAGGCATCCGCTGGGCGGATCTGCCGAAGGAGATGGGCTGCGGCAGTGGCATGACATGCTGGCGCCGACTCCAGGAGTGGCATGACCTCGGCGTGTGGGACGACCTCCATCGAATCCTGCTTGAGGAGTTGAACGACGCAGGCCGAATCGATTGGGAGCGCGGCGCCCTGGATGCTTCGAGCATCAGGGCAAAAAGGG GGGGCCAAGCGATCGGCCCGAACCCCACGGATCGAGGGAAGAACGGGACCAAGCACCACCTGATCACCGATGCCAATGGCATCCCGATGGCCGTGCTGGTGGGGCCTGCGAACCAGCATGACTCGGTCCCATTCGAGAAGCTGATCGATGCGGTGCCAGGGATTCGCCATGGTCGTGGGCGCCCCCGCCGGCGTTTCAGGAAACTGCACGCCGACAAGGCGTACGACTTCCGCCGCTGCCGGGTGGCCTGCAAAGTCCGGGGCATGCTCTCCCGCATTGCACGGCGAGGGGTCGAGACCGCAGAGAAACTTGGCAAGCATCGCTGGGTAGTCGAGCGGACCTTCGCGTGGTTCAAGCACTTCAGGCGCCTCATGGTTCGTTACGAAAGGCGGGCCGATATCCACCTAGCCTTCCTCAAGGTTGCAGCCAGCCTCATCTGCTTCTCTGCCCTGGGATGGTAA